One candidate division KSB1 bacterium genomic window, TTGATCCGATTCTTCCCTGATTTCTGTTTCCCCTTCTGCGTCTTCCTGGCCTGTCAATGGCAACCCGGCATTTCGCCAGGCTTCTTTGCCGCCTCTGAGCAGCACAACATTTGAAAACTCTAATCTTTGCAGTCTTCCTGCCGCTACTGTACCCACGCTGGATGCCGCCTCTTGAACGTAGATAACAATTTGCTGAAATTTTTTAAACCGCTTGCTTGCTTCGGTTGCCAGAGAATCCAACGGAATATTGATCGCTCCGTCGATGTAACCATTGGCGAAATCATCCGGGTTCGAAATTTCAACCAGCTTGAATATTTCATTGCGTTTTATCTTGGACTTTAACTCATCTACCGTGATCTCGGAGACCATTTCTTCGAGATGACGCAACCGTTTTTCGGTCAGTAAATCTTTTATTTGCATGCTTGGGGAAATCTTAGAATGAGGCTATTTTAAGGACGCGATAATATAAAAAAACGAACTTACTTGTGCAACGGAAAAATACCGCGGGATATTAAAATAGTGACTTAACCAATTCCACGACTGCATCAATGAACCCATGCCGGTAGAGAAGTAGTCGAAATTTCAAATAATGGGACGACCACAAAATAGGTCAAGAGTGTGACCAGTACAATCCCTATTAAATTAAGCAGGATTCCGGTTCTGGCCATCTGCGATATTGAGACATAGCCGGAGGCAAAAATAATGGCGTTTGGGGGAGTTGCAACGGGAAGCATGAATGCACATGAAGCGGAAATTGTCGCCGGGATCATCAACAAAAGGGGATGCATTCCTATGCCTGCAGCTGTGCTGGCAAGTATGGGCATGAAGAGACTGGTTGTGGCAATGTTAGACGTCAGCTCGGTCATGAAAGTCATGGTTGTACATGTTATTGAGATCATGATTGGCACCGGAACACCTCCTAACAAAGATAGCTGGCTGCCGAACCACTCCGCTAGACCGCTGCTCTTGAAACCGCCGGCAAGCGCAATACCGCCGCCAAACAGAATCAAGATGCCCCATGGGATTTTGACGGCAGATTCCCAATCGAGTAAAAATTTACCTTTCTTCAGGTTAACAGGAATACAGAATAATACGATGGCAGCCAGCATGGCAACCGTGCCATCGTGCAGAAAATCGGAGGCGCCGAGCATAGAGGACCATCCCTGCAATGTGGTAGATCCGATGGTCACGTCTTTTCTGGTTATCCAGGCAAGCGCAGTCGCCGAGAACACAACAGCCACCAGTTTTTCTTGTATTAACATGGGTCCAAGCTTATTAAGTTCTTCACGAATCACTTGTCTGCCCCCGGGAGAGCTTTTGTTACTTATCTTGAACGTAATCCTGGTAAGGACAATCCAGCATATCGGCAAGAACAACAGGAGTAAAA contains:
- a CDS encoding DASS family sodium-coupled anion symporter, translating into MQNKNESYSKRQLIGFVIALPLFIILLLIDAPEGLAAEGWRVFAIAVLMAILWMTESIPIPVTALLPLILFPFLGVTAFGNVAASYANSNVFLFMGGFFIAISMQKWGLHRRIALCLIWAIGSSPRRIILGFMVATASLSMWISNTATTMLLYPIGLAVILQLVESREGDESGTDKSISNFRTALMLGIAYAASIGGISTLVGTPPNIVFVSAFSKLYPEAPEISFFTWFVAGSLLLLLFLPICWIVLTRITFKISNKSSPGGRQVIREELNKLGPMLIQEKLVAVVFSATALAWITRKDVTIGSTTLQGWSSMLGASDFLHDGTVAMLAAIVLFCIPVNLKKGKFLLDWESAVKIPWGILILFGGGIALAGGFKSSGLAEWFGSQLSLLGGVPVPIMISITCTTMTFMTELTSNIATTSLFMPILASTAAGIGMHPLLLMIPATISASCAFMLPVATPPNAIIFASGYVSISQMARTGILLNLIGIVLVTLLTYFVVVPLFEISTTSLPAWVH